The Petropleomorpha daqingensis genome includes a window with the following:
- a CDS encoding MATE family efflux transporter, whose product MRSWQLAEPASRSVLSLAAPALVVLAAEPLYLLVDTAVVGHLGAVALAGLAVGGGLLAWAGALLNFLAYGTTARAARLAGAGNRAGAVAEGVQASWLALVLGVAVLVLFQLLAGPLTRLLAGSAGPVAEAGETWLRIASFGLPLLLLSLAGNGWLRGVQELHKPVRYVLAGSLVSLVLCPLLVFPVGLGLPGSAIANVAGQAVGAGLFLRALHREGVSLRPRPAAIRAQLGIGRDLLLRAAVLQVSFLVAAGVVAREGTAALGAHQIALQLFFLALVLDAYAIAAQTLVGHALGAERPDEARATARRVTLWGLGTGVVIAVLLVALRDVLPPLFSSDPAVLEQAAVVWWFLALMQPLAGVVFALDGVLMGAGDVGYLRTVTIGSALIGFLPLSLLSHPMGWGLAGVWTGLDLFIALRLVAVLARVAGRKWLSAGVAA is encoded by the coding sequence GTGCGGAGCTGGCAGCTGGCTGAGCCCGCCTCCCGCTCCGTCCTCTCCCTGGCCGCGCCCGCCCTCGTCGTCCTCGCGGCCGAGCCGCTGTACCTGCTCGTCGACACCGCCGTCGTCGGGCACCTCGGCGCGGTCGCGCTGGCCGGTCTCGCCGTCGGTGGCGGGCTGCTGGCCTGGGCCGGCGCCCTCCTGAACTTCCTCGCCTACGGGACGACGGCCCGCGCCGCGCGCCTCGCCGGCGCCGGCAACCGCGCGGGGGCCGTCGCCGAGGGGGTGCAGGCCTCGTGGCTGGCGCTGGTCCTCGGCGTCGCCGTCCTGGTGCTCTTCCAGCTGCTCGCCGGGCCGCTGACCCGGTTGCTCGCCGGCAGCGCCGGCCCGGTCGCCGAGGCGGGGGAGACGTGGCTGCGGATCGCCTCGTTCGGCCTGCCGCTGCTGCTGCTCTCCCTCGCCGGCAACGGCTGGCTGCGCGGCGTGCAGGAGCTGCACAAGCCGGTGCGCTACGTGCTCGCCGGCAGCCTGGTCAGCCTGGTGCTCTGCCCGCTGCTGGTGTTCCCGGTCGGCCTCGGCCTGCCCGGCTCGGCGATCGCCAACGTGGCCGGCCAGGCGGTCGGCGCGGGGCTGTTCCTGCGGGCGCTGCACCGCGAGGGCGTCTCGCTGCGGCCACGGCCGGCGGCGATCCGCGCCCAGCTCGGCATCGGCCGCGACCTGCTGCTGCGCGCCGCGGTCCTCCAGGTGTCGTTCCTCGTCGCCGCGGGCGTCGTCGCGCGCGAGGGCACGGCGGCGCTCGGTGCGCACCAGATCGCGCTGCAGCTGTTCTTCCTCGCCCTCGTGCTCGATGCCTACGCCATCGCCGCGCAGACCCTCGTCGGCCACGCCCTCGGCGCCGAGCGGCCCGACGAGGCGCGCGCCACCGCCCGCCGGGTCACGCTCTGGGGGCTGGGCACCGGGGTCGTGATCGCCGTCCTCCTGGTGGCGCTGCGCGACGTCCTGCCGCCGCTGTTCTCCAGCGACCCCGCCGTCCTCGAGCAGGCCGCGGTGGTCTGGTGGTTCCTCGCGCTGATGCAGCCGCTGGCCGGCGTCGTCTTCGCGCTGGACGGCGTGCTCATGGGCGCCGGCGACGTCGGCTACCTGCGCACCGTGACGATCGGCTCGGCGCTGATCGGCTTCCTGCCGCTGTCGCTGCTGTCGCACCCCATGGGGTGGGGGCTGGCCGGCGTGTGGACCGGCCTCGACCTGTTCATCGCCCTGCGGCTGGTCGCCGTCCTGGCCCGGGTGGCGGGCCGGAAGTGGCTGTCTGCTGGGGTTGCGGCGTGA
- a CDS encoding DHH family phosphoesterase, which yields MALPLRRPAPRNVVSVLAEAADARATVVLSGHVQPDADAIGSTLALAEGLRRRGARVLPTFPVPFVLPASLGWLPGAEALVPSSEVPSSPDVFVSLDAASVGRLGELAALLDDAGTAVVIDHHASNPGFGDVSLIDPAAPATVTLVAEVLDGLGVLVDQQIATCLYAGLAADTGSFRFGSTRPETHELAARLLSTGIDHAEISRRLFDTAPFGWLGLLSVVTGRAALEPGVGNGLVWTWSSVAEAAEHGLAGEQLEALVDVVRATEEADVACVLKGQDDGSWSVSLRSRGATDVSRVAMALGGGGHRAAAGYTSRLDREGTIAALRAELAAG from the coding sequence ATGGCCCTCCCTCTGCGCAGGCCGGCCCCGCGCAACGTCGTCTCGGTGCTCGCCGAGGCGGCCGACGCGCGCGCCACCGTCGTCCTCTCCGGGCACGTCCAGCCCGACGCCGACGCGATCGGCAGCACCCTCGCCCTCGCCGAGGGGCTGCGCCGCCGCGGGGCTCGTGTGCTGCCCACCTTCCCGGTCCCGTTCGTGCTGCCCGCCTCGCTCGGCTGGCTGCCCGGCGCCGAGGCGCTCGTGCCCTCCTCGGAGGTCCCGTCCTCGCCGGACGTGTTCGTCAGCCTCGACGCCGCGTCGGTCGGCCGGCTCGGCGAGCTGGCGGCGCTGCTCGACGATGCGGGCACCGCCGTCGTGATCGACCACCACGCGAGCAACCCGGGCTTCGGCGACGTCTCGCTCATCGACCCCGCCGCCCCGGCCACGGTCACGCTCGTCGCCGAGGTCCTCGACGGGCTCGGCGTCCTCGTCGACCAGCAGATCGCCACCTGCCTCTACGCCGGCCTGGCCGCCGACACCGGCTCCTTCCGGTTCGGCAGCACCCGCCCGGAGACCCACGAGCTGGCCGCGCGCCTGCTCTCCACCGGCATCGACCACGCCGAGATCAGCCGACGGCTGTTCGACACCGCGCCGTTCGGCTGGCTGGGCCTGCTCTCGGTCGTCACCGGCCGCGCCGCGCTCGAGCCCGGTGTGGGCAACGGCCTGGTCTGGACGTGGTCGAGCGTCGCCGAGGCGGCCGAGCACGGCCTGGCCGGCGAGCAGCTCGAGGCACTGGTCGACGTCGTCCGGGCCACCGAGGAGGCCGACGTCGCCTGCGTGCTCAAGGGCCAGGACGACGGCTCGTGGTCGGTGTCGCTGCGCTCCCGCGGCGCCACGGACGTCTCCCGGGTCGCGATGGCCCTGGGCGGCGGCGGTCACCGGGCCGCGGCCGGCTACACGAGCCGGCTGGACCGCGAGGGCACTATCGCGGCGCTGCGTGCGGAGCTGGCAGCTGGCTGA
- the rbfA gene encoding 30S ribosome-binding factor RbfA → MADPARARKLAVRIRQIVSAAIESQIKDPRLGMVTVTDARVTNDLREATVFYTVFGDETQVADSAKALASATGVLRSTVGRQTGVKFVPTLTFVADHVPDTARELDEAIERVRHADAELARVRQGAAYAGEADPYRRPAESADDDETADESADETADSGSRS, encoded by the coding sequence ATGGCCGATCCGGCCCGCGCCCGCAAGCTGGCCGTCCGCATCCGGCAGATCGTCTCCGCCGCGATCGAGTCCCAGATCAAGGACCCCCGACTGGGCATGGTCACCGTGACCGATGCCCGCGTCACCAACGACCTGCGCGAGGCGACGGTCTTCTACACCGTCTTCGGTGACGAGACGCAGGTCGCCGACTCCGCCAAGGCCCTGGCCAGCGCGACCGGCGTGCTGCGCTCCACCGTCGGCCGGCAGACCGGCGTCAAGTTCGTGCCCACGCTGACGTTCGTCGCCGACCACGTGCCCGACACCGCTCGGGAGCTCGACGAGGCGATCGAGCGCGTCCGGCACGCCGACGCCGAGCTGGCCCGCGTCCGGCAGGGCGCGGCCTACGCCGGCGAGGCAGACCCCTACCGCCGCCCCGCCGAGAGCGCGGACGACGACGAGACTGCCGATGAGAGTGCTGACGAGACAGCCGACTCCGGGAGCCGTTCATGA
- a CDS encoding DUF503 domain-containing protein, with translation MFTGTLSADLLLGDVHSLKGKRAVVRPLVAELRRRFSVAAAEVGDHDLHRRAQVAVATVAGDSGQVADVLDACERLLAERPEVTLLSTHRQLFSDSD, from the coding sequence ATGTTCACCGGAACGCTCTCCGCGGACCTGCTGCTGGGCGACGTCCACTCCCTGAAGGGGAAGCGCGCCGTGGTCCGGCCCCTCGTGGCCGAGCTGCGCCGTCGCTTCTCCGTCGCTGCAGCCGAGGTCGGCGACCACGACCTGCACCGCCGTGCGCAGGTCGCGGTCGCCACCGTCGCCGGGGACTCCGGTCAGGTGGCCGACGTCCTCGACGCGTGCGAGCGGTTGCTGGCCGAGCGGCCGGAGGTGACGCTGCTGTCGACGCATAGACAGCTTTTCAGCGACTCAGACTAA
- the infB gene encoding translation initiation factor IF-2 has translation MAAPSMGGVSLPRGNGQTVRLPRGASLTDLAEKIGAQPAALVTALFHLGEMVTATQSVNEDTLQLLGAEIGWNIEVVSPEDEDRELLETFDLTFGDEGDEEDWEIRPPVVTVMGHVDHGKTKLLDAIRNTNVVAREAGGITQHIGAYQIDTELDGNDRAITFIDTPGHESFTAMRARGAKVTDIVVLVVAADDGVMPQTIEALNHAQAAEVPIVVAVNKIDKEGANPAKIRQQLTEYGLVAEEYGGDTMFVDVSAVTRQGLDDLLAAILLTADASLDLRANTEMDAQGVVIDAKLDRGRGPVATVLVQRGTLRVGDSLVAGDAFGRVRSLLDEHGNRLKEALPARPVQVVGLTSVPRAGDTFLVVEEDRVARQIADRRQARIRNAQNAQMRKRISLEDLDAALKENRQLNLIIKGDNSGTVEALEDALMKIEVSDDVSLRVIHRGVGAISKSDIDLALADDVIVIGFNVRAEGQATELANREGVDVRYYSVLYAAIEEIESALKGMLKPEYEEVALGSAEVREVFRVPRIGNVAGSIVRSGTINRNSKARLLRDGVVIADNLTVESLRRFKDDVTEVREGYECGIGLGSFNDIKVEDVIETFEIREKPRA, from the coding sequence ATGGCCGCGCCGAGCATGGGTGGCGTCAGCCTGCCCCGTGGCAACGGCCAGACGGTCCGGCTGCCGCGCGGTGCCTCGCTGACCGACCTCGCCGAGAAGATCGGCGCTCAGCCGGCCGCGCTGGTGACCGCCCTGTTCCACCTGGGCGAGATGGTCACCGCGACCCAGTCGGTGAACGAGGACACGCTGCAGCTGCTCGGTGCCGAGATCGGCTGGAACATCGAGGTCGTCTCGCCCGAGGACGAGGACCGCGAGCTGCTCGAGACCTTCGACCTCACCTTCGGTGACGAGGGCGACGAGGAGGACTGGGAGATCCGTCCGCCGGTCGTCACGGTCATGGGTCACGTCGACCACGGCAAGACGAAGCTGCTGGACGCCATCCGCAACACCAACGTGGTGGCGCGCGAGGCCGGCGGCATCACCCAGCACATCGGCGCCTACCAGATCGACACCGAGCTGGACGGCAACGACCGGGCGATCACCTTCATCGACACCCCGGGTCACGAGTCGTTCACCGCGATGCGTGCCCGAGGCGCCAAGGTGACCGACATCGTCGTCCTGGTGGTCGCGGCCGACGACGGCGTCATGCCGCAGACGATCGAGGCGCTCAACCACGCCCAGGCGGCCGAGGTGCCGATCGTGGTCGCGGTGAACAAGATCGACAAGGAGGGGGCCAACCCCGCCAAGATCCGCCAGCAGCTCACCGAGTACGGCCTGGTGGCCGAGGAGTACGGCGGCGACACGATGTTCGTCGACGTCTCCGCCGTCACCCGGCAGGGCCTCGACGACCTGCTCGCGGCGATCCTGCTCACCGCCGACGCCTCGCTCGACCTCCGGGCGAACACCGAGATGGACGCGCAGGGCGTGGTCATCGACGCCAAGCTCGACCGCGGTCGTGGCCCCGTGGCCACCGTCCTGGTCCAGCGCGGCACGCTGCGGGTCGGTGACTCGCTGGTGGCCGGTGACGCCTTCGGTCGCGTGCGGTCGCTGCTCGACGAGCACGGCAACCGGCTCAAGGAGGCCCTGCCGGCCCGTCCGGTGCAGGTCGTCGGTCTCACGTCCGTGCCGCGTGCCGGTGACACCTTCCTCGTCGTCGAGGAGGACCGCGTCGCCCGGCAGATCGCCGACCGGCGCCAGGCCCGCATCCGCAACGCGCAGAACGCGCAGATGCGCAAGCGGATCAGCCTGGAGGACCTCGACGCGGCGCTGAAGGAGAACCGTCAGCTCAACCTGATCATCAAGGGCGACAACTCGGGCACCGTCGAGGCGCTCGAGGACGCGCTCATGAAGATCGAGGTGAGCGACGACGTCTCGCTGCGGGTCATCCACCGCGGCGTCGGCGCGATCAGCAAGAGCGACATCGACCTGGCGCTGGCCGACGACGTCATCGTCATCGGCTTCAACGTCCGGGCCGAGGGGCAGGCCACCGAGCTGGCCAACCGCGAGGGTGTCGACGTCCGGTACTACTCGGTGCTCTACGCGGCGATCGAGGAGATCGAGTCGGCCCTCAAGGGCATGCTCAAGCCGGAGTACGAGGAGGTCGCGCTCGGCTCGGCGGAGGTCCGCGAGGTCTTCCGCGTGCCGCGCATCGGCAACGTCGCGGGCTCGATCGTCCGCAGTGGGACGATCAACCGGAACTCGAAGGCCCGGCTGCTCCGCGACGGGGTCGTCATCGCCGACAACCTCACCGTCGAGTCGCTGCGCCGCTTCAAGGACGACGTCACCGAGGTCCGCGAGGGCTACGAGTGCGGTATCGGCCTGGGGTCGTTCAACGACATCAAGGTCGAGGACGTCATCGAGACCTTCGAGATCCGCGAGAAGCCTCGCGCCTGA
- a CDS encoding YlxR family protein: MAETSIPVRTCVGCRKRAPVTELLRVVARSGTLVPDPRRRLPGRGASLHPTPDCLHAAERRRAFVRALRCSTPLEAGPLRAHVLGASS, from the coding sequence GTGGCCGAAACGTCGATCCCGGTGCGCACCTGTGTGGGCTGCCGGAAGCGCGCTCCGGTCACCGAGCTGCTGCGTGTCGTCGCCCGGAGCGGGACCCTGGTCCCCGATCCACGGCGCCGGCTGCCCGGCCGGGGCGCATCCCTGCACCCCACGCCGGACTGCCTGCACGCGGCAGAGCGACGCCGGGCCTTCGTCCGGGCACTGCGCTGCAGCACCCCGCTGGAGGCCGGTCCGCTCCGAGCCCACGTCCTCGGCGCCTCGAGTTGA
- the nusA gene encoding transcription termination factor NusA, which translates to MNIDVTALKAVEREKGIPADTVIEAIETALVTAYRHADGAAKHVRVHVDRKTGEVAVLAQELGPDGEVVREWDDTPSDFGRIAASTAKQVIVQRLRDAEHEQTFGEYAGKEGDIVSGIVQADQRRNASGVVMIDIGKVEAVLPAAEQVPGDTYAHGTRIKAYVVSVSRTFRGPQVTVSRTHPNLVRKLFALEVPEIADGSVEIVAVAREAGHRSKIAVRTKVPGLNAKGACIGPMGQRVRNVMSELHGEKIDIVDWSDDPATFVASALSPARVSSARVVDPQAKAVRVVVPDYQLSLAIGKEGQNARLAARLTGCRIDIRSDAQPDDPAASPSPGMGRPPLRSGAGSEAQPQRGTGHRPPPRRAEHPGPAAR; encoded by the coding sequence GTGAACATCGACGTGACCGCCCTCAAGGCGGTCGAGCGCGAGAAGGGCATCCCCGCCGACACGGTCATCGAGGCGATCGAGACGGCGCTGGTGACCGCCTACCGGCACGCCGACGGCGCGGCCAAGCACGTGCGCGTCCACGTCGACCGCAAGACCGGCGAGGTCGCCGTCCTGGCGCAGGAGCTCGGGCCGGACGGCGAGGTGGTCCGGGAGTGGGACGACACCCCGTCGGACTTCGGCCGGATCGCGGCCAGCACGGCCAAGCAGGTCATCGTGCAGCGGCTGCGCGACGCCGAGCACGAGCAGACCTTCGGCGAGTACGCCGGCAAGGAAGGCGACATCGTCAGCGGCATCGTCCAGGCCGACCAGCGGCGCAACGCCAGCGGCGTGGTGATGATCGACATCGGCAAGGTCGAGGCGGTGCTCCCGGCCGCCGAGCAGGTGCCCGGCGACACCTACGCGCACGGGACGCGGATCAAGGCCTACGTCGTCTCGGTCTCGCGGACCTTCCGCGGCCCGCAGGTGACCGTCTCCCGCACCCACCCGAACCTGGTCCGCAAGCTGTTCGCGCTCGAGGTCCCGGAGATCGCCGACGGCAGCGTCGAGATCGTCGCCGTGGCCCGCGAGGCCGGGCACCGCTCGAAGATCGCCGTCCGCACCAAGGTGCCCGGGCTCAACGCGAAGGGCGCCTGCATCGGGCCGATGGGCCAGCGGGTGCGCAACGTCATGAGCGAGCTGCACGGCGAGAAGATCGACATCGTCGACTGGTCCGACGACCCCGCGACCTTCGTCGCCTCCGCGCTCAGCCCGGCGAGGGTCAGCAGCGCCCGCGTGGTCGACCCCCAGGCCAAGGCCGTGCGGGTCGTCGTCCCCGACTACCAGCTGTCGCTGGCCATCGGCAAGGAGGGGCAGAACGCCCGCCTGGCCGCCCGCCTGACCGGCTGCCGGATCGACATCCGCAGCGACGCGCAGCCCGACGACCCGGCCGCCAGCCCCTCGCCGGGGATGGGCCGGCCGCCGCTGCGGTCGGGCGCGGGCAGCGAGGCCCAACCCCAACGAGGGACGGGTCACCGTCCGCCACCCCGACGCGCGGAACATCCGGGGCCGGCCGCGCGCTAG
- the rimP gene encoding ribosome maturation factor RimP, with protein MSALRGSRRPDPATARLAGWIEPVVGSAGYDLEELVVTPAGRRSVVRVVVDRDEGVTLDDIAEVSKAVSAVLDQNDGDLGRAPYVLEVTSPGVDRPLTEPRHWRRNTGRLVTVPIGPAGHEESVTARITEVDDEGVALAVEAKGKPGAKKRAPVARHVPWAALGTGRVQVEFGRPAAGEDDGPDDEPDDDGGEQ; from the coding sequence GTGTCCGCGTTGCGCGGCAGCCGACGGCCCGATCCGGCGACCGCACGGCTGGCCGGCTGGATCGAGCCGGTCGTCGGCTCCGCCGGGTACGACCTGGAGGAGCTCGTGGTGACCCCCGCGGGCCGCCGCAGCGTCGTCCGGGTCGTGGTCGACCGCGACGAGGGCGTCACCCTCGACGACATCGCCGAGGTGAGCAAGGCGGTCTCCGCCGTCCTCGACCAGAACGACGGTGACCTCGGCCGGGCGCCCTACGTGCTCGAGGTGACCAGCCCGGGCGTCGACCGCCCGCTCACCGAGCCCCGGCACTGGCGGCGCAACACCGGTCGGCTGGTCACCGTCCCGATCGGCCCGGCCGGGCACGAGGAGTCGGTGACCGCCCGCATCACCGAGGTCGACGACGAGGGCGTCGCGCTGGCCGTCGAGGCGAAGGGCAAGCCGGGCGCCAAGAAGCGGGCGCCGGTGGCGCGGCACGTGCCGTGGGCCGCGCTCGGCACCGGGCGGGTGCAGGTCGAGTTCGGCCGGCCGGCGGCGGGTGAGGACGACGGTCCGGACGACGAGCCGGACGACGACGGAGGAGAGCAGTGA
- a CDS encoding ferritin-like domain-containing protein produces MADDSREVNTRTETTALQDALAAEHTAVWGYGVVGAALGLSAQQPAVDSQAAHRDVRDRLVALLEQRKTDPVPAKAGYTLPFPVLSAVDAANLAVVLEDGVASAWVHVLGGAADHDVRSLAVDTLSATEVRAVAWRSTAGKTPVTSAFPGLPDK; encoded by the coding sequence ATGGCTGACGACAGCAGGGAGGTCAACACCCGCACCGAGACGACGGCGCTGCAGGACGCCCTGGCCGCCGAGCACACCGCGGTCTGGGGTTACGGCGTCGTCGGGGCGGCCCTGGGGCTCAGCGCCCAGCAGCCGGCCGTCGACTCCCAGGCCGCGCACCGCGACGTCCGCGACCGTCTCGTCGCGCTGCTCGAGCAGCGCAAGACCGATCCCGTGCCGGCCAAGGCGGGCTACACGCTGCCGTTCCCGGTCCTGTCCGCGGTGGACGCCGCGAACCTCGCCGTCGTCCTGGAGGACGGCGTCGCGTCGGCATGGGTGCACGTGCTGGGCGGAGCCGCCGACCACGACGTCCGCTCGCTCGCCGTCGACACGCTGAGCGCGACCGAGGTGCGGGCCGTCGCGTGGCGCAGCACCGCCGGCAAGACCCCGGTGACCAGCGCCTTCCCCGGCCTCCCCGACAAGTAG
- a CDS encoding hemerythrin domain-containing protein, with protein MTATIPATARPQLELPGQVHAAAGPHDLGGMFVAHHGFRRDLYRFAMATRNTPVDDAQTWSALATRWERFGEILHHHHVTEDTAIWPELFGAVDEQGDRGAHSTLDEMEAEHDVVDPMLAACAAGFAAMASAPDTQTRNHLAEVVHATHASVYGHLAHEEAEALPILQRHLSGKGWKKAERLAKAEKDPRKLAFLVPWLADGLPQPVLAEAFGSMGPAIKVVLSMTKTRYERAEWMAFRHIPSAQVA; from the coding sequence ATGACCGCGACCATCCCCGCCACCGCCCGTCCCCAGCTCGAGCTGCCCGGCCAGGTGCACGCCGCCGCCGGACCGCACGACCTGGGCGGCATGTTCGTCGCCCACCACGGCTTCCGGCGCGACCTCTACCGGTTCGCCATGGCGACCCGGAACACCCCGGTGGACGACGCGCAGACGTGGTCGGCGCTGGCCACCCGCTGGGAGCGGTTCGGCGAGATCCTGCACCACCACCACGTCACCGAGGACACGGCGATCTGGCCCGAGCTCTTCGGGGCCGTCGACGAGCAGGGCGACCGCGGCGCGCACAGCACCCTCGACGAGATGGAGGCCGAGCACGACGTGGTCGACCCGATGCTGGCCGCCTGCGCCGCCGGGTTCGCCGCGATGGCGAGCGCGCCGGACACGCAGACGCGCAACCACCTGGCCGAGGTCGTGCACGCCACGCATGCCAGCGTCTACGGGCACCTCGCGCACGAGGAGGCCGAGGCGCTGCCGATCCTGCAGCGGCACCTGTCCGGCAAGGGCTGGAAGAAGGCAGAGCGGCTGGCGAAGGCCGAGAAGGACCCCCGCAAGCTCGCCTTCCTGGTGCCGTGGCTCGCCGACGGCCTCCCGCAGCCGGTGCTCGCCGAGGCCTTCGGCTCCATGGGCCCCGCGATCAAGGTCGTGCTGTCGATGACCAAGACCCGCTACGAGCGCGCCGAGTGGATGGCCTTCCGGCACATCCCGTCTGCCCAGGTCGCCTGA
- a CDS encoding penicillin-binding transpeptidase domain-containing protein: MLNRRRPALLLTAALLAAPLLTACSGSAQEDVTAAAQGFFDDWTGGHPEAAAKRTTDAAATTALLEQTAEDLPDATLKASVGKVSVKDDTATVAWKATWDLAAAPDWSYAATLDLKKSGDSWKVVSEPTIVSPELDKGQHLVLTRSLPDRAAITDATGQPLFTPTEVVNVGVDPAQVTDLPALAAALGAATGIDPQQIITDVQKAKPGQFVPVITLRRPDFEAIRAQVFDLPGAVFPTDTRLLAPSSRFALALLGRVGGATAEVIDDSKGSDGKPRYAAGDQLGLSGLQKAFQEQLTGTPGFTVAVASTDASTGDQGRQIASVAPKPGTPIQTPLVPAIQNAADAAVAGQQLPTHIVVVRPGTGEVLAVSSNPAADPGNALRGQFPPGSSMKTMTATALLSAGTVTPDTTVPCPGTTTVDGREFENEDQFDLGTVSLTEAFAQSCNTSFIQLGVQLPDDALAKAAASYGVGSDWHLPIGIFSGTVPADATGTTKAADQIGQGQVLMSPAQMALVAAGIASGKPAAPVEVVGADAAGPAPTGPAQQVLDALRPMMRQVVLTGTAKALGDRGEVYGKTGTAEFGDKTPPDAHGWFVGYQLGGPQGDIAFACLVEGGQSSSAAVAVIDAFLGNLG, from the coding sequence GTGCTCAACCGGCGCCGACCTGCCCTGCTGCTCACCGCGGCTCTGCTCGCCGCACCGCTGCTGACCGCCTGCTCCGGGAGCGCGCAGGAGGACGTCACGGCCGCTGCGCAGGGCTTCTTCGACGACTGGACCGGCGGCCACCCCGAGGCCGCGGCGAAGCGGACCACCGACGCCGCCGCGACCACCGCGCTGCTCGAGCAGACCGCCGAGGACCTGCCCGACGCCACGCTGAAGGCGTCGGTCGGCAAGGTCAGCGTCAAGGACGACACCGCCACCGTGGCGTGGAAGGCCACCTGGGACCTCGCGGCCGCGCCGGACTGGAGCTACGCCGCGACGCTGGACCTGAAGAAGTCCGGGGACAGCTGGAAGGTGGTGAGCGAGCCGACGATCGTCAGCCCGGAGCTCGACAAGGGCCAGCACCTCGTGCTCACCCGCAGCCTGCCCGACCGCGCGGCGATCACCGACGCCACCGGGCAGCCGCTGTTCACGCCCACCGAGGTGGTCAACGTCGGCGTCGACCCCGCCCAGGTCACCGACCTGCCCGCGCTGGCCGCCGCGCTCGGCGCCGCCACCGGGATCGATCCGCAGCAGATCATCACCGACGTCCAGAAGGCCAAGCCCGGGCAGTTCGTCCCGGTCATCACGCTGCGCCGTCCCGACTTCGAGGCGATCCGCGCCCAGGTGTTCGACCTGCCCGGTGCGGTGTTCCCGACCGACACCCGGCTGCTGGCGCCGTCCTCCCGGTTCGCGCTGGCGCTGCTGGGCCGGGTCGGCGGGGCCACCGCCGAGGTGATCGACGACAGCAAGGGTTCCGACGGCAAGCCGCGCTACGCCGCCGGCGACCAGCTGGGGCTCTCCGGCCTGCAGAAGGCCTTCCAGGAGCAGCTGACCGGCACGCCCGGCTTCACCGTGGCGGTGGCCAGCACCGACGCGAGCACCGGCGACCAGGGACGGCAGATCGCCTCGGTCGCGCCGAAGCCGGGGACGCCGATCCAGACGCCGCTGGTCCCGGCGATCCAGAACGCCGCCGACGCCGCCGTCGCCGGCCAGCAGCTGCCCACGCACATCGTCGTCGTCCGGCCCGGCACCGGCGAGGTCCTCGCCGTCTCGTCCAACCCGGCTGCCGACCCGGGCAACGCGCTGCGCGGCCAGTTCCCGCCCGGCTCGAGCATGAAGACGATGACCGCGACGGCGCTGCTGTCGGCCGGGACGGTCACCCCCGACACGACGGTGCCCTGCCCCGGGACGACGACCGTCGACGGGCGCGAGTTCGAGAACGAGGACCAGTTCGACCTCGGCACCGTGTCGCTGACCGAGGCCTTCGCGCAGTCCTGCAACACCAGCTTCATCCAACTCGGCGTCCAGCTGCCCGACGACGCGCTGGCGAAGGCGGCCGCCTCGTACGGGGTGGGCAGCGACTGGCACCTGCCGATCGGCATCTTCAGCGGCACGGTGCCCGCCGACGCGACCGGGACGACGAAGGCCGCCGACCAGATCGGCCAGGGGCAGGTGCTGATGAGCCCGGCCCAGATGGCGCTGGTCGCTGCGGGCATCGCCAGCGGCAAGCCCGCCGCGCCGGTCGAGGTGGTCGGCGCCGACGCGGCCGGCCCGGCGCCGACCGGCCCGGCGCAGCAGGTGCTCGACGCGCTGCGGCCGATGATGCGCCAGGTCGTGCTCACCGGGACGGCCAAGGCCCTCGGCGACCGGGGCGAGGTCTACGGCAAGACCGGGACCGCGGAGTTCGGCGACAAGACGCCGCCGGACGCGCACGGCTGGTTCGTCGGCTACCAGCTCGGCGGGCCGCAGGGCGACATCGCCTTCGCCTGCCTGGTCGAGGGCGGCCAGTCCAGCAGCGCCGCCGTCGCCGTCATCGACGCGTTCCTCGGCAACCTGGGCTGA
- a CDS encoding GyrI-like domain-containing protein has translation MTTGLIELFEREPQRVAVVHGHVENSEYDDFLAAAFDEVRTLLSDQHLSPSGPPFARYRPTGVGLEIDAGYPVDGDVRPAGRVTSTTLPGGSMVVAPHVGDHDTVGFTYETLQEWLAGNDYMPTDDPWESYPDGGSRATVVTVPCQRRPTVPPPQYFHA, from the coding sequence ATGACCACAGGGCTGATCGAGCTGTTCGAGCGCGAACCGCAGCGGGTGGCGGTGGTGCACGGGCACGTGGAGAACTCCGAGTACGACGACTTCCTCGCCGCCGCGTTCGACGAGGTCCGCACGCTGCTCAGCGACCAGCACCTCTCGCCGTCCGGGCCGCCGTTCGCCCGCTACCGCCCCACGGGCGTCGGCCTGGAGATCGACGCGGGCTACCCGGTCGACGGCGACGTCCGGCCGGCCGGTCGGGTGACCAGCACGACGCTGCCCGGCGGATCGATGGTCGTCGCCCCGCACGTGGGTGACCACGACACCGTCGGCTTCACCTACGAGACGCTGCAGGAGTGGTTGGCCGGCAACGACTACATGCCGACCGACGACCCGTGGGAGAGCTATCCGGACGGCGGATCGCGGGCGACCGTGGTCACCGTGCCGTGCCAGCGGCGGCCGACCGTGCCGCCACCGCAGTACTTCCACGCCTGA